One Pseudanabaena sp. FACHB-2040 DNA window includes the following coding sequences:
- the ggt gene encoding gamma-glutamyltransferase — protein sequence MVRRIILGVLGGCLCFFLLSNRILLSQTPSVVAQGRGGAVATVDARATQIGIDVLKRGGNAIDAAVATAAALGVSDPFSAGIGGGGFMVIYLKDSDRVITIDGREQAPAAADVNLFKDPDSPTGQVLPFSPNRISSGLAVGVPGTPLEWAEALNRYGTLSLAEALQPAIALAENGFVVDETFAQQIEENQARFAAFTSTGALYLPGGKLPAVGSRFKSPDLAKTYRLLAEQGVNAFYRGDIAAAIVQTVQRPPAVANPPFPIIPGGMTLTDLDHYAVRVRPPTVTSYRGYTLYSMGLPSSGGITTGEILSILEGFDLGQADRAKAWHTVIEAERLAFADRNAYLGDPEYVDVPLPGLRSADFIETRRALISDRVPDAAQDFRAAPGNPLPYQVDPSPSMTGLPPVALLDEHSGTSTTHLVTNDRMGNVVSYTLTLESIGGSGMVVPGYGFILNNEMTDFDPVSPHPNAPEPGKRPRSSMSPTIARSPKGDMLAFGSPGGSTIITTVAGIAVNLIDFGLSLPDAIAAPRISQRNTGTTQVDSNFEQTAIGQALTAMGHGLAPVPEMGAAVGLITSPEGSIIAAAEPTRRGGGTAMVVGR from the coding sequence ATGGTCAGGCGAATTATCTTAGGGGTGCTAGGAGGCTGTCTCTGTTTTTTCCTCTTGTCGAACCGGATACTCCTGTCCCAGACCCCTTCTGTTGTGGCTCAGGGACGAGGCGGCGCAGTAGCAACAGTAGACGCACGCGCCACCCAGATTGGTATTGATGTCTTGAAGCGGGGAGGAAATGCCATTGATGCAGCTGTGGCTACTGCCGCTGCTCTGGGAGTTTCAGACCCTTTTTCTGCCGGCATTGGCGGAGGTGGTTTCATGGTGATCTATCTCAAGGATAGCGATCGCGTGATCACCATCGACGGACGCGAGCAGGCACCTGCTGCTGCCGATGTGAACCTGTTCAAAGACCCAGATAGCCCTACAGGGCAAGTATTGCCCTTTTCCCCCAACCGAATTTCCTCTGGCCTTGCGGTGGGTGTACCGGGAACGCCCCTAGAGTGGGCAGAAGCGCTAAATCGCTATGGCACATTGTCGTTAGCAGAGGCCCTACAACCTGCGATCGCACTGGCAGAAAACGGCTTTGTGGTAGATGAAACTTTTGCCCAACAAATTGAAGAAAACCAGGCTCGCTTTGCGGCCTTTACCTCGACTGGAGCCCTCTACCTGCCCGGCGGCAAACTGCCTGCTGTGGGTTCGCGCTTTAAAAGTCCTGACCTAGCCAAAACCTATCGCCTGCTGGCTGAGCAGGGTGTGAATGCCTTTTATCGGGGTGATATTGCAGCGGCGATCGTTCAAACGGTACAACGCCCGCCAGCGGTGGCCAACCCTCCTTTTCCCATCATTCCCGGCGGCATGACGCTGACGGATCTCGATCACTACGCTGTGCGGGTTCGTCCGCCCACGGTCACTAGCTATCGGGGCTACACCCTTTACAGCATGGGCTTACCCAGCAGTGGCGGCATCACTACCGGGGAAATTTTGAGCATTCTAGAGGGGTTTGACCTGGGTCAGGCTGATCGCGCCAAAGCCTGGCACACCGTTATTGAAGCAGAGCGCCTAGCCTTTGCCGACCGCAACGCCTACCTAGGCGATCCAGAATATGTGGATGTGCCCCTCCCCGGATTGCGAAGTGCTGACTTTATCGAAACCCGACGGGCCTTGATTAGCGATCGCGTTCCCGATGCCGCTCAGGACTTTCGTGCCGCCCCCGGCAATCCTCTCCCCTATCAGGTTGATCCTAGCCCCAGTATGACCGGCCTCCCACCCGTGGCCCTTTTAGATGAACACTCTGGCACCTCAACGACCCATTTAGTGACTAACGATCGCATGGGCAATGTGGTGTCCTATACCCTTACCCTCGAATCGATTGGCGGTTCTGGCATGGTTGTCCCAGGCTACGGTTTTATCCTCAACAACGAAATGACTGATTTTGATCCCGTCAGCCCTCATCCCAATGCTCCTGAACCGGGTAAACGGCCCCGCAGCAGCATGTCCCCCACGATTGCCCGTAGCCCTAAGGGTGACATGTTGGCCTTTGGCTCCCCTGGCGGCTCCACCATCATCACAACCGTTGCGGGTATTGCTGTAAACCTGATCGACTTCGGGCTGTCTTTACCAGATGCGATCGCAGCCCCTCGCATTTCTCAACGCAACACTGGCACCACTCAAGTAGATAGCAACTTTGAGCAGACGGCGATCGGTCAGGCGTTGACTGCAATGGGACATGGTTTAGCGCCTGTGCCCGAAATGGGTGCAGCCGTAGGTCTAATTACCAGCCCAGAGGGCTCCATCATTGCAGCGGCAGAACCGACACGGCGCGGCGGTGGAACGGCTATGGTTGTTGGCAGGTGA
- a CDS encoding ferritin-like domain-containing protein, whose product MQSRLYPFETAARGLRHISTRALSLLAGAAFLMLFLVLFLLSSLTMAPAASAQNLGPVLSPQQVVEFALTLEKLEADLYRRSLQATQSGSLTNTPRLVRSVFASYGEDEAQHVMDLSTVLTSLGGDPDAITIPDSPNYNAILGRDPFANLADLLLALQRVEDLGVAAYKGQVPNLQAAGSTVILAGALEIHTVEARHAAGIRYLRQVLQNANIRPWIRDAGEVIYPEVRADFVIPFEDEAFDGFATSDEVLALVGPVLMPAAAQQVSRERPSPAVLEGSITQSDCPAQTNLVFLSGGYICNP is encoded by the coding sequence ATGCAATCTCGTTTATACCCTTTTGAAACTGCAGCCAGAGGTCTGAGGCACATCAGCACCCGAGCGCTTTCTCTACTTGCAGGGGCTGCATTTCTGATGCTCTTCCTGGTGCTCTTTTTGCTGTCATCTCTCACGATGGCTCCAGCTGCCTCGGCTCAAAATCTAGGCCCCGTTCTATCGCCCCAACAGGTAGTTGAATTTGCGCTGACCTTAGAAAAGCTGGAGGCTGACCTCTACCGCCGCAGCCTGCAGGCCACCCAGAGCGGTTCCTTGACAAACACACCTAGGCTAGTCAGAAGCGTCTTTGCTTCCTATGGCGAAGACGAAGCCCAACACGTCATGGATTTATCCACAGTGTTGACCAGCTTAGGGGGCGATCCAGACGCCATTACCATTCCAGATAGTCCTAACTACAACGCCATTTTAGGGCGTGACCCGTTTGCTAATTTGGCCGATCTGCTTCTGGCCCTGCAGCGGGTTGAAGACTTGGGAGTAGCTGCCTACAAGGGGCAAGTTCCCAACCTACAGGCGGCCGGAAGTACTGTAATTCTGGCTGGAGCCCTTGAAATTCATACGGTAGAAGCTCGCCATGCGGCCGGTATTCGCTATCTGAGACAGGTTCTGCAGAATGCGAATATTCGTCCTTGGATTCGGGATGCAGGTGAGGTGATCTATCCCGAAGTCCGAGCAGATTTTGTGATTCCTTTTGAAGATGAAGCCTTTGATGGGTTTGCCACCAGTGATGAGGTTTTGGCCTTGGTGGGTCCAGTTTTGATGCCAGCCGCTGCTCAGCAGGTCAGCCGTGAACGGCCTTCTCCAGCTGTTTTAGAAGGCAGCATCACTCAGTCCGATTGCCCGGCTCAAACTAACCTTGTATTCCTCTCAGGAGGCTACATCTGTAATCCCTAA